TCACCAGGGAGATGAGTCtgttgtagacagcatataatcGGTTTTAGCTTTTTCATCTAAtctgtcagtctgtcttttgagtggagaatttaatccatttacattgagGGTCATTATTGAGGAATTgttttattcctggcattttatgagatttcatttagatattttaagtatttttagtgcctttcttctcctttgattattgGTCTTCAATGTTGGTTGGGTTtctttgaggtggtaagatttagtttctttgatatttctcttttgcatttgtgttttactagtgggttttgttcttacttgtatattcatggtagtgattattgttcttcagattccagattcaggactcccttgagaatttcttgcagggctggtcatgtggtgatgaactctcacaggttttgtttgggaaatacactatttctttctcatttctgaaggataaccttgttgggtataatattctcggctggtagtttttttcttatagtattttgaatatatcatcccattttcttcttgcctgtagagtttcagttgagaagtccaTTGTTAGTATGATgagggctcccttgtaggtgagttgatgcttttctcttgctgcttttacgattctctttgtgtttgaactttgccagtttgactacagtgtgtctcagagaggatctttttggattgaatctgtttggggatctttgagcttcctggatttgaaggtctgtgtctctccctatacttgggaagttttcccctattatttcagtgaatagattttcagtgcctttacctttctcctccccttctggaacacccatgattcaaacgTTTTTGTGCTTAAgtttgtctgttagctctctaaGACAatcttcctatttttaaattctttcttccatttttttgtctgcctgggttcaTAAATACCATCTTTGAGTTCGGAAGTTATTTCTTGTGCTTGGTCTATTCAGCTGGTTAAGCTTGGTTGTGTTTTTAGTTCAATGAATGCATCTTTCAATTTCAGGAATTCTGTTgcattcatttttaaggtattaataatctctgtaaatttcctccttcatatcctggatattttttctcatttcattgtgttgtcttacaggATTTTCtcttatctcactgagtttccttaagatagttactcagaattcctttttagtcatttctagtcttgttctatagggtctggtatttgagaatttttgtattcttttggtggcatCATATattcttgtatttctagtatctatgTTAATGTCTGGTCATgcagtagagcagttgcttcttctgttactctggagtgggctttgaggagagagacttcctcttctttttctggtctgcgctggtgactgtccttgtgtcagtgcagttgagtggctggtgggccacctgcacagtggccaTGGCtgtgagccacttttgcagcggtcatggctgtggtggtgactgtggtggtCCACCCatatggaaatggtgtttttggtgtgctcctgccttctgccggAGGGTATGGGGTACTGCCCATGGCTCCTGTGCATGCTCCTGCTTTTTGCCAGGCAGTGGGCATTGCCCCCGGCTCCCACCTAGGACCTTGTACATACTCCTGCCTTCTTCTGGGTGATGGAGACTGCTCACGGCTCCTGCCTTGGACCCTGTATATGCTcctgccttcttctgggtggtgggggctgccagTGGTgcctgcctaggaccctgtgcATCTTAACTCTTTCAATgtgtttttctaaattaaattctaaattcaTGCAACTGCCATAttgatttttgtagtttttgcaTTTAGCACTAATTGGTCATTAGTTCCGTGGTTTTCtggaattctatttttataatttttttctaggaaATCACAGTGATtccataaatgagaaaattaaagcccCCAACAATTAAGTGAACTTCTTAAGATTGCactgttattttcagttttggggTTCTACTATCTGCTAGGCAGTTAGGCAGTTAGGATCTCTGAGATAGAAGACATGACAGAAAGAATATGGAAATGGCTGAAGGATGGCTGAATAATTGCTGGTGAGGAAAGAATATATTAAGCAACCCTTTTTAAATCTACCAAAGGGGAGAGGAACTAAAATGTTCTAGAAGTTTCCAGacaatttttaatgtttccactcttgggaaaaattttaaactgatCATTGCTCATTTCTCTTCCTAAATTGATTATCCATTGCTGAGAAGATGAAGttctgtgttattttgtttttaatggcacCAAAAGCACCCCTTTGGATTTTTTCTATAAATCACATAATAGTGTAAAGGGCTGCACagtcttcattttaaaatcagtACAAATGTAAGGGAGAGGATTCTGATGTGTTCTTAACAAACAAGGATATGGGAGATATAAAGTTATATGTGGAATCTGTGgtcacatttaaataaataatgtgacATGTTTGATTTATGTAGAAATGGGACTATCCCTAGAAACTTGGGAAATCACTGTTTTCTCAAGTTGCCTTTCTTCCTCATCTCTTCTCAACTAAACAATGCAAAGGTGAAAAACCCAGAAGTTGCTTAGACATTTCTTCGCACTCCCCCAATAGTcactaattaaaataaactgaaagaCTTACTTCAGAAGTTCTAATGTACTTTTAAAGTTTGCTTTAAAGAGTGCTCTTTTTCTATAGAGTTTCCTTGAATCTTATCTCTAGCACTAACACTTTCTTCCGTAACTATAACATGAACATGGCCCTTTTCTATCCAGATCTTCCCTATGAAGTTTCTCttaaaattagaatttgaaaagttattttccaCTTCATTTCGAGTTTATGAGATGAGATTTATTTAGGAACTAGGGTTGCTTTTATGATTGTTTTTGCATGTATAGCTtttgaatttaaaacaaacaagcaaacaaaaaaacaacgtACCTTGAAAAGTCCCTAATACTTTGTTTTATAGATATGGCAATCTAGATGGTGACCCAAAAGAAATCTCTCCAGTTATTGATCAGTTCATTGAGTGTGTCTGGCAGTTGATGGAACAGTTTCCCTGTGCCTTTGAGTTCAGTGAGAGATTTTTGATTCATATTCAGCATCATGTTTATTCCTGCCAGTTTGGAAACTTCCTATGTAACAGCCAAAAGGAGAGACAAGAACTCAAGTAAGTGTTTTGGTGTTTAACTTTCATGTAAAGATTTTGGTGATTGAGAATTTCACGTGGCCTTTCATAATTGTAAAGACTTTCATTTAGTCCCATATCTATACTGAGAGactgaagttcttttttttttctcagcatcattTCCTAAATGGTTTAAATGTCATCAACTAATAAAGATGTGTACaggttcattttttcccccagtgtgTTGGTCCATTTCGTTGCTTTTAataggatacctgaaactgggtaatttataagaaaatgaaatttatttcttagggtttggaggctgggaagtccacagtccagggaatgcatctggtgagggcctttttctgggtTGAACTCTCCACAGGATCCCGTGGTAACCAGAgtatatcacatggcaagggaacaggctgagcaagaatcagctaagcttctcacttgccctccttatgaAGCTGTCAGAACCATACCCGTTACTCCATGAAAGAATCAATCCTCACAAGGCCACAGTCctcgcaatctaatcaccttctataggccccacctttcaaataccaacATCGGATTTCCCCCCCTCTTAGCACTGTTGCAATGGGGGGGGTCACACTTCGGTGAGTTCTGGAGGGACATTGAATCCACAGCCCCCAATTTCTCCCTGATATACATGGGTTGGTACACTTGATACACTAATATTTAAAAGAAGCTTTCTGGAGTCAGAGAAAATGTTTTTGCATTTAACAGGAAAAAGACATCTTTGGATATACTGTCATAATAAGAATATATAACTGGGATAGCAAATTTGAAACTTAAACCACTGTTTATTCAGATTAAAACTGTATTGCTTTATCCAAGGATAAAAGTAGATAAAAACGTggactttaaaataaagaataaagtcaAAAACTTAACAACAGAGTGATTTAGGAAGTGCGAATGAAAgatcatttttgaaattttcgttgaataaaatgattttaactgTGGTATATACAGCATCATCAGATTTCATTTTGGAAATGATCCATTCAAGTAGAATAGACCCCAGTAGTTTTATACAGTCTGAGTTGAATGGTAAAATTACTTTTTCCAGTGGATACTAGTTCTTCTCCAAGGAACTTCAAGTGCAATTCCTGATAAATGGAGAGATTTCAAAGTAGGAGAGTGCATCCTTTAGGCTCACCTGTTTCCCTAGATTTTTGTGGCTTGTTGTACTAGACTAGCCAATTTTAATGGTAtctgcttgggtttgaatcctggctttccACTCACTAGCTTTGGGACTTTGGGAAACTACTTAATctatttctcagtttcctcatctgtaaaatggacacatCTCAGGAATTcagtgaggactgaatgagagaaaacatGGAAGTAGTTAGAATAATGcctggaaaataataaatgttcaatgactattggggaaaaaaaccctgaaaaattACAAAGCAGTTTTGTTTTACTCAGAGGAATGAAACATTTTGTGAAGGCCAGTACGGATAGTAGAGGAGTTGAGGTTATTACAGTCTTCCACTACCATGAAGCCACAAAGATGGTCAATTTCCCTGCTACAGAACAGGGGCACTCGATAGTCAGATAACAAAGACCAGTTCCTTTTTAGATTTAATATTATATATCTACTATTCTTAAGAACCAAGATAGGTCATTTTcagacttattttctttataacagGATTCAAGAAAGAACATACTCTTTATGGGCTCACCTGTGGAAGAATCGGGCTGACTATCTGAATCCTCTATTTAGAGCTGATCACAGTCAGATGCAGGGAACCCTTCATCTCCCTACAGCACCTTGCAACTTCATGTACAAGTATGTAAACCTCTAGGAACTGTCTGGCTATGTCTAGCTTGGATCCTGGCACTGCTTAACTTTTGGAGGCCAAAGTGTATGAAACACTAAGCGTCAAGGCTTTTTTGGACACAAAACGCACCAGAGAAAGATACTTGAATATCAGATCTGGTATTTTTGCCGGTGTCTACGCTCCTACTCTATTTCCTCTAAATGTGGATTTCTCTTCAGAAGTTGGTGTTTTATAATAATGATGTCTTAAAAATCTCAgttccagtttattttttttaaagtgaaaggaaggaaggaaggaaggaaagaatgaatgagagcCTTCTAAGTCAAATGTGGAATCATAAGTTTTGATAGTGATCATGAAGTTGTTTAGCTTTTTGTCTCTGCTGAATCAAGTCCAGGTGGAAATATTTCTCTTACGGAAATAAATTACTTAAGATTGTATATATTGGGATGGGAAGAGCAGGGTGGCGTCCTACAGATTCTGGTAGGTCTGTACTAGATATGCgtgttttattttgtcctttggCTTATTCTTTAGGCTTGTATGACATGGAAGAATGATGTAGAGATCAGCAAAAGGACAAACAGAATAAACCGAAAAACCACATTCCTTCTCCCTGCATTCCCAACAcacacttttctttctctgtagttTTTATTCCttaagatgtttttgtttttaattatttataattatttccccagaattttattttatggaattttattttactaattctaTAATACTAAAAAAAGCCTCCATGGTTTATGTAAAGCAGCAGTTTTAAGAGCTGTTGAGGCACACTGTAATCAGTTTTActacaaataatttatattaatagcCAGTCAacaagtattttattgaggatcaaGCACTATTCTGATATTGTGGGTAAAACAATGAATGACaccaagtccctgccctcaaagtacttttttttctaaataaatgagTGGTTCTAAGGATATTCCTGTAATAACACTTTATTCTCATTTGCATTCCAGTATGCTTTATTGTGTAGGATAAAAAGGGAGGATTTATTGCAAATGTCAAGTTTTGGTGGTTGTGATAAAACAAAAGCTAAAAACTCCATGTTTAGAAAACTCCCTTTGCAGCTGAGAGATTCTAAATGTACAGtcactaatattttttttttgtctttttcgtgaccggcactcagccagtgagtgcaccggccattcctatataggatccgaacccgtggcgggagcgtcaccgtgctcccagcgccgcactctcctgagtgcaccacgggctcggcccatacaGTCACTAATTTTTGAAGTTCAAAATTAAGAaccattttcttaaaacaaacaaaaaaagtaaatggcAACAGGCTTTTTTAATCTATGacggtactttaaaaagtttatggaaaaatggaattaaaagataatacaaatctttccatgaactttgttaAGACACctcatattttacaaaaatacattATGTGCCTCCTAATTCAGTGTCACATATAGAAGTAGATGCTTCATGAACTCTCCCAAAAGTTTACtgatccaagaaaaagaaaacatcaatatgaaattaataccttaattttcaattttcagttttttcaagCCTGTAATTTGCATTTGGTTATTATTAAGACCGTGGGACTGTAGTATTAAAGATTCCTTAAGACTTGAGGATGTGAATTTTTAGAATGTGATATGCTGGTATCATCAAGCTCTGCCATCCTTCCCAGGTTCTGGAGTGGAATGTACAACCGCTTCGAAAAGGGAATGCAGCCCCGACAGTCAGTTACAGATTACCTTATGGCAGTGAAGGAGGAAACTCAGCAGCTGGAGGAAGAACTAGAGGCCCTAGAAGAAGTAAGACACACTTGCTATCGTTAATCTATTTTCTGTGCTTAGTTTTTAAAGAGCACGGCTCCAGGGAAGCCTTTCAAGACTCAGTACCTAAAATGTGGCAACATAGCTGTTTCACATATTTAGCCAGTGGATTACGTAAAGCACAACCCCACCCAGGTGAGCACCCAGATAACTGAAGCCCAAACCTtggcatttaatacattttagacATCTGGCTTGTTGCTCACTTCCATAGTTTGCTTAACTAGTTGGCTGTTCCTTCTATAGGTCAATTTTTTTTGTCACAGTTATTTCGgagtattaaaattaattctggAGAAAGTGTGagaaaagtgaaagaataaaatcaGATACACACACTTGTGGTAAAAATCTATTTCTCCACTTTTATGAATTATATaagattatattaatttataagtGATAATAGCTGACATTGATATAAACCATGTatattttggcttctgtaacttCTGGGGTACTTGGCTAGGAAGGTTATAATATACTTAAGTGCTTTTCTTAATTGTATATAGCTTTGTTTTCAGTGATACCACTCTAGTTAGTTGATCATCAAACCCACTTGGATTCTTTGCTTCAATGTTTCATTCATCTTCTTAAACACCATACATCACCATGTCATTCACTTGCTGGCAGTGAAGTCCTGCTGTCTGGGAGTGGGACCAGAATTCTGAACTGAGGCTCAATGTTTTAAACAtgatgaaagctttttttttttaaaaaaaagatcatatGTAGTGTAGAAAAAAGTATTAGGAGGAAGGTTGGGAAGCTGTCAACAGTTAAGGTTGACATTATACCTCATAAAACAATAGTGTGACAGGAAGAGAACTTCCAGTTTCCTACTTTCAGATTGGTGAACATCTAAATAAAGGTTGGTAAAATATCACATGTTGAATTCTAAGTCTATTTTTCCAGCGGAGTCACCTGCAGGTCACCACTGATAACGATGGCTTGGGGGAAATGGTGCATATGGTTCAAGGTCCCCAACAATGGAGGTAGCTGGTGAGGCTCACTCCTGTTTCCCCAATATTCTAGAAAACATCACCTTTCAAGATATAAATATGAAAGATCTTAAGTCTAGGGTTGCAAACTCAAGTGTATATGGGAGGCAGACAGATAAAACAGATTAACAAAGTTAAACTGTTggttttgaggatttttgaacTAAGTGTAAATCTTACTCTAGTATAAATCTTCCAGGGTCAAACAAGATGTCTTTGGACCTATATGGAAAGCTCTGCCTTCTGTCATTACATTTTACATTATTGGAGTAATTTCTAACCTTGTCTGTGTATCAAAATCATCACCTCACAAGAAGTCCTAATGCCTGGGCTCTAATGACTGTGAATTGTCCCCAGGGCTGAGAGATTTGAATTAAAGACTTATGCAGAGAACCAAAGTGAACCACAGGTAACATTCATAGAATTCTGAGCCATGATGGAAGCTCGACCTTTTGCCATTTAAAATCCTCTCATGTCGTCACTGGGCCAGTTTTATTTACTCTTCCTAAAGACACCCAAGCTTTGTGAAAATCATAGGATTCTATTCTTTTTGttaaagtaataatttaaaaaattatttagaatgtctaaaataacTTAATTTGAAAACTTTGGCTCTTATTTCCTTATAACAGTCAAAATTCCTTAGCCTGGCATTTGAGTTTTTTCCCATAATCCAGTCTAATCCACTTTTTCAACTTTATTCTCCACTGTGCCCCTTGCTAAAATTTAACTGTTTCTCCTTTTTGTACACAATTGACACTTTCCTACTTTCATGTTTTTCCTCTCACCATCCCTCCTGCCAAGAACACTTACTAACCATCAGAAGAGccaattttaattcttttacagTTGTTGAAATGCTCCTTCCTCACTGAAAGGTACTCTGCTGTCTTCTAACCGATCCCTCTTAAATAGCTTTTGCCTCTTCCAAATTCCTGCATTACATGAACTCTGCCTCTCTTTGCTGTAACACTCCCAAGTTCTTTCTGGCTGGATATGTATTTATCTCTGTTCCTCATATTGCCAGCACAGTACTTTTATAGATAATAATTTACATGAATGCCTTTTGAATGAATACGTAATACTTTATCATGTAACATCTCTCCTGCTAACAACAAAGAATGAAATCTGGTAAAAGGTATTTtcaacaacccaaatgtccatgacctgatggagaaagaaaatgtggtatactcaTGTAATGGAATACTgttaagccataaaaaagaatgacgtactgatacatgctaccacACAGATGATCCCTTGAGGACCaaagttaagtgaaagaagccagacaccaaaggccacatagtgtatgattccatttgtatgaaatatccagactaggcaaatccatagagatagcaAGTCAATTACCAGGGAAATGTGGGAGCAGGGAATGGGAAATGACTTCTGATGAgtatagtgttttatttatttttttgcagagGGGTAATGACAATATTTTAGAATTagcgatggttgcacaacctgTAAACCACTtaactgtatattttttaaaagggtgaattttattgcAACTGAACTATATCTCAATAGAAAAATTAGATAATAAACACCTCATTCccgatttttaaaaactgtgtgttGAATTCATAGGATGAAAATCATTGTGCAAAACCATGGAGGTATAAAAGAAGGGAGACTACCAATTGCGAGGTGCTTTACCTGTGTTATCCTATTTGCATTTATAGCAAATCCATTTTTCACCATCTTTACATTAGAGACGATGAAAGCAAACCTCACAGAATTTATTTTGTCGAGGTCATAAAGTCTAGGTTTGAACCCATGTCCATCTAAATCCTATGTTCTTTACGTTATCCTCAGCTAGGAGGTAATGAATACTAAAGGCatgcatatataaaaaatgagaaattatttatgatttttccCTGAAATTGTTATCTCTTTTTTAGAGGCTGGAAAAAATCCAGAAAGTCCAGTTAAATCACACTAAAGTGAAGAGTAAGCAAAGTGAACCCAGCAAACTGTCAGGGTTTTCTACCTCAGACAACAGCACAGCCAACACTCCCCAGGATTACAGTGGGAATATGAAATCATTTCCGTCCAGGAGCCCTTCGCAAGGTGATGAAGATTCTGCTCTGATTCTAACCCAAGACAATTTGAAAAGCTCAGATCCAGATCTATCAGCCAACAGTGATCAAGAGTCTGGGGTAGAGGATTTGAGCTGTCGGTCTCCAAGTGGTGGGGAGTGTGCACCAAGCGAAGACAGCAGCAAGGACCGGGATTCCGACGAGGCCGTGTTTCTCACTGCCTGAAGTTTTCCTTCGGAGTTCCAAAGTAAAGGACATACAAGAAACACTTCCAAAAATAAGGGAACagtgcaatttaaaataaaaataactcaagaAATGGTATGTGTGATCAAGAATTATAAAATGCAGgtatgaaaagggaaaaaaatgtccaACTCTTAGTTTCTTTAGACATTGAAGAACAGGAAGTAGCTATTTCTTTTATCAAATATAAGGAAATTATTCACCATTTGAAACTCCTTTTAGACTATGAAAATTGTATTCACTAGAGCAATTACTTCTGTCATCACCTGAGGTTATCACTGTAAATCTGCCTTGTCACAGCATGCATCTTCTCAAAAAGCCCTGGACCCCTTTCCCTTGTACCTGTTATCATCTTGATCTTTCCTCTTATTTCACCTCCAGATgcatattttgtgttttctaatacatttgactttcctttcctttctgacTCCATTATCAATATTTCTAAAAACAGGGTACATTGTTGAGATGCACCCTTTTTGGTTAATCGGTATATTCCTAGGATCTTTGGATAATAATCACTTTAACTTTTAGATAATTTTGTTGGATTTGTCTGGAATCTCTTCTGTTTctccttatcttttaaaaactgctAAAACTTATAAGTCACTTTTTCTTTAGCATGGGTATAATACATAATAAAGTAGAAGCAACATTCATTCTGTGGGTCTTACATATGAATTCAGATCATATTACCTTTCTTAATAACCTTTTATTACTATTCCAGAGACTACACTACCAAGACAGTGTGGGCGAGTCACCAGCCTGATCCTGAGGTATAACCATGTAAAGTTAGTAAGGTAAAAGTCAGTGAGGGAATATCCCAGTTAAGAACCAGAGAACTTGGTTATCAAGTCTATTTAATGAGGGAAGTAAGTTTTGTCATCtatcattttagaaatttaagtAACTggttaatataatttaattatcatTAGT
Above is a window of Cynocephalus volans isolate mCynVol1 chromosome 13, mCynVol1.pri, whole genome shotgun sequence DNA encoding:
- the MTMR7 gene encoding myotubularin-related protein 7; protein product: MLIDLSEEYKRMGLPNNYWQLSDVNRDYRVCDSYPTELYVPKSATAHIIVGSSKFRSRRRFPALSYYYKDNHASICRSSQPLSGFSARCLEDEQMLQAIRKANPGSDFIYVVDTRPKLNAMANRAAGKGYENEDNYSNIKFQFIGIENIHVMRNSLQKMLEVCELKSPSMSDFLWGLENSGWLRHIKAIMDAGIFIAKAVSEEGASVLVHCSDGWDRTAQVCSVASLLLDPHYRTLKGFMVLVEKDWISFGHKFNHRYGNLDGDPKEISPVIDQFIECVWQLMEQFPCAFEFSERFLIHIQHHVYSCQFGNFLCNSQKERQELKIQERTYSLWAHLWKNRADYLNPLFRADHSQMQGTLHLPTAPCNFMYKFWSGMYNRFEKGMQPRQSVTDYLMAVKEETQQLEEELEALEERLEKIQKVQLNHTKVKSKQSEPSKLSGFSTSDNSTANTPQDYSGNMKSFPSRSPSQGDEDSALILTQDNLKSSDPDLSANSDQESGVEDLSCRSPSGGECAPSEDSSKDRDSDEAVFLTA